Proteins from a genomic interval of Lacticaseibacillus pabuli:
- a CDS encoding glycoside hydrolase family 13 protein, with product MSSWYDHAIIYQIYPKSFQDSNGDGIGDLNGIRQRIPYLQELGINAVWLNPVFVSPQIDNGYDVANYYAIDDQIGTMDEMEALISELHAAGIHLILDFVMNHTSDQHPWFKDASSNPDSIYRDYYIFEGHDGQKPNNWGSFFGGSVWSPDPAGTGQSYFHLFDKHMPDLNWENPEVRLSMEDIAKFWLEKGIDGLRVDAFIHIAKANLHQNFPSEHGDDEAVIAEPFYANLPNVQEWLRPFSQRIKADYPDTFLLGEAASANVNLAVDYTSKHAGMMDSVITFRYFPTVQHPDEANLPAILHSEDMDWPEFKKGQVVWQQTLANVSQPVLYWGNHDMSRMMTRVAHTPTGAKSLAMLMYLQRGIPIIYYGEELGMENLQFDTPEQFQDKTVTEALKQTTMDQPTALATISKHHKMPARGPMIWDDTAHHGFTTGQPWLDGHEAMTATVAAQHEEPTSMLTFYKQLIALKKLPIFQKGDYCLLPTDDDTFVYTRADDYQTAIVLANLSEQTKRVSIPSGEYQQLLVSGTCQSFADWVELGPQSGVVLLANN from the coding sequence ATGAGCTCGTGGTACGATCACGCCATTATTTATCAGATTTACCCCAAGTCATTCCAGGATAGCAATGGGGATGGCATTGGTGACTTAAACGGAATTCGGCAACGGATTCCATACTTGCAGGAATTAGGGATTAACGCCGTCTGGTTGAATCCAGTGTTCGTTTCACCGCAAATTGACAACGGCTATGACGTAGCCAATTACTACGCCATTGATGACCAGATTGGCACCATGGATGAGATGGAAGCTTTAATCAGCGAATTGCATGCTGCCGGCATCCACCTCATCTTGGACTTTGTCATGAACCACACATCTGATCAGCACCCTTGGTTTAAGGATGCCAGCAGCAACCCCGACAGTATTTACCGGGATTACTACATTTTTGAGGGCCATGATGGGCAAAAGCCCAACAACTGGGGCAGTTTCTTTGGCGGCTCCGTTTGGTCACCAGATCCTGCTGGTACCGGTCAGTCCTACTTTCACCTCTTCGATAAGCATATGCCGGACCTGAATTGGGAGAACCCGGAAGTCCGTTTATCCATGGAAGACATCGCCAAGTTCTGGTTGGAAAAGGGAATCGATGGACTGCGCGTTGATGCCTTTATCCATATCGCTAAGGCCAACTTGCACCAGAACTTTCCTTCCGAGCACGGCGACGATGAAGCGGTGATTGCTGAACCATTTTATGCTAATCTGCCTAACGTCCAGGAATGGCTCCGGCCGTTCAGTCAACGGATTAAGGCCGATTATCCTGATACCTTCTTGCTGGGGGAGGCCGCTAGCGCCAATGTCAATTTGGCCGTGGACTACACCAGCAAACACGCCGGCATGATGGATTCAGTCATTACGTTCCGGTATTTCCCGACCGTGCAGCATCCTGATGAGGCAAACTTGCCCGCCATCTTGCATTCCGAAGACATGGATTGGCCCGAGTTCAAGAAGGGGCAGGTCGTCTGGCAACAAACCTTAGCCAACGTCTCTCAGCCTGTTCTGTACTGGGGGAACCACGACATGTCGCGGATGATGACGCGGGTGGCACACACACCAACCGGTGCCAAGAGCCTGGCGATGCTGATGTACCTGCAGCGCGGCATTCCTATCATCTACTACGGCGAAGAACTGGGCATGGAAAATCTCCAGTTTGATACTCCCGAACAGTTTCAGGATAAGACAGTCACTGAAGCGCTCAAACAGACCACAATGGACCAGCCAACCGCCTTGGCAACCATAAGTAAACACCACAAGATGCCAGCGCGCGGCCCAATGATTTGGGACGACACCGCGCATCATGGCTTTACGACTGGCCAGCCCTGGTTGGATGGGCATGAGGCGATGACAGCAACGGTCGCTGCACAACATGAGGAGCCGACAAGTATGTTGACCTTCTACAAGCAACTCATTGCGCTAAAGAAATTGCCAATTTTCCAAAAGGGTGACTACTGCTTGTTACCAACGGATGATGACACGTTTGTTTACACCCGCGCTGATGACTACCAGACTGCGATTGTCCTGGCCAATCTGAGCGAGCAGACAAAACGTGTGTCCATTCCAAGCGGTGAATACCAGCAGTTACTCGTCAGTGGCACCTGTCAGTCGTTTGCTGATTGGGTCGAATTGGGCCCGCAGAGCGGCGTCGTGTTACTTGCTAACAATTAA
- the rpoC gene encoding DNA-directed RNA polymerase subunit beta' gives MIDVNKFESMQIGLASPDKIRSWSYGEVKKPETINYRTLKPERDGLFDERIFGPTKDWECACGKYKRIRYKGIVCDRCGVEVTRSKVRRERMGHIELAAPVSHIWYFKGIPSRMGLVLDMSPRSLEEVIYFASYVVIDPGDTPLAKKQLLTEREYREKRDEYGNTFNAKMGAEAVKELLDDVDLGAEVKELKEALKSAQGQKRTRAIRRLDILDAFYKSGNKPSWMIMDTIPVIPPDLRPMVQLEGGRFATSDLNDLYRRVINRNNRLKRLLDLNAPSIIVQNEKRMLQEAVDALIDNGRRGRPVTGPGNRPLKSLSHMLKGKQGRFRQNLLGKRVDYSGRSVIDVGPTLKFYQCGLPREMALELFKPFVMRELVKRDMASNIKNARRKIDRQDDDIWDVLEDVIKERPVLLNRAPTLHRLGIQAFEPVLVDGKSIRLHPIVCEAYNADFDGDQMAVHVPLSDEAQAEARLLMLAAHHILTPKDGKPIVTPSQDVVLGNYYLTMEEAGRVGEGMIFKDANEVILAHENGDVHLHTRIGLAVDSMPNKPFTEAQRGKIMVTSVGKVIFNEIMPEGLPFLNEPTVDNIVNGVPDKYFLDKGEDIEGYLENTPFIQPFKKGFLSDIIAEVFKTYKVQRTSDLLDDMKTLGYTQSTNSGLTVGVADVPHVPEKQEIVDDAHKQVATVSKQFRRGLITDDERHERVISIWNKAKDEIQQKLVDNFDPKNPISMMSDSGARGNISNFTQLAGMRGLMAAPNGGMMEVPVISNFREGLSVLEMFMSTHGARKGMTDTALKTADSGYLTRRLVDVAQDVIVREEDCGTERGLVVSAIREGNEMIEPLYDRLLGRYTQKSVRDPKTGEVIVPRNTLLDEDMSQRIVDAGVESVTIRSVFTCNTKHGVCQKCYGRNLATGLQVEVGEAVGTIAAQSIGEPGTQLTMRNFHTGGVAGGEDITQGLPRVQEIFEARNPKGLAVISEVAGEITGIDENPAEHTREITVKGGTDERSYSVPYASSVAVAEGDTIKRGQRLTGGSIDPKELIKVTNVMDTENYLLSEVQKVYRMQGIEIGDKHIEVMVRQMLRKVRVMDPGDTDILPGTLLDIGDFTDENRETLIKGGTPATSRAVLLGITKASLETNSFLSAASFQETTRVLTDASIRGKNDPLLGLKENVIIGKIIPAGTGMATYRHMEPKTVGAMSDNVYSISDMEQQMAKDDDKAKDSKD, from the coding sequence GTGATTGACGTCAACAAGTTTGAAAGCATGCAGATTGGTCTGGCATCACCAGACAAAATCCGCAGCTGGTCATACGGGGAAGTCAAGAAGCCCGAGACGATCAACTACCGGACGCTCAAGCCTGAGCGCGATGGTTTGTTCGACGAACGGATCTTTGGCCCAACCAAGGACTGGGAATGTGCTTGTGGTAAGTACAAGCGTATCCGCTACAAGGGTATTGTTTGTGACCGTTGTGGGGTCGAAGTAACACGTTCTAAGGTTCGCCGCGAGCGGATGGGCCACATTGAATTGGCTGCTCCTGTATCACACATCTGGTACTTCAAGGGTATCCCTAGCCGCATGGGTCTCGTGCTTGACATGTCCCCACGCTCCCTCGAAGAAGTCATTTACTTTGCTTCATACGTTGTAATCGACCCTGGTGACACACCGCTTGCTAAGAAGCAGTTGCTCACCGAGCGCGAATACCGTGAGAAGCGCGACGAGTACGGCAACACCTTCAACGCGAAGATGGGTGCTGAAGCCGTTAAGGAACTCCTTGACGACGTTGACCTCGGCGCTGAAGTTAAGGAATTGAAGGAAGCTCTGAAGTCCGCCCAGGGTCAGAAGCGTACACGCGCTATCCGTCGTCTGGACATCCTCGATGCTTTCTACAAGTCCGGCAACAAGCCTTCCTGGATGATTATGGATACCATTCCCGTCATTCCACCCGACTTGCGGCCAATGGTTCAGCTTGAAGGTGGCCGTTTTGCCACATCCGACCTGAACGATTTGTACCGTCGTGTCATCAACCGTAACAACCGTCTCAAGCGTTTGCTTGACCTGAACGCACCAAGCATCATTGTTCAGAACGAAAAGCGCATGCTGCAGGAAGCTGTCGATGCGCTGATCGATAACGGCCGTCGTGGTCGTCCAGTTACCGGCCCTGGTAACCGTCCGCTCAAGAGTCTGTCTCACATGCTGAAGGGTAAGCAAGGTCGTTTCCGTCAGAACTTGCTTGGTAAGCGTGTTGACTACTCTGGCCGTTCAGTTATCGATGTTGGCCCTACACTGAAGTTCTACCAGTGTGGTCTTCCTCGTGAAATGGCCCTTGAACTGTTCAAGCCATTCGTGATGCGTGAACTCGTTAAGCGCGATATGGCAAGCAACATCAAGAACGCCCGTCGTAAGATTGATCGTCAAGACGACGACATCTGGGATGTTCTTGAAGATGTAATCAAGGAGCGTCCGGTTCTTCTGAACCGTGCACCTACCTTGCACCGTCTCGGGATTCAGGCTTTCGAACCTGTCCTGGTTGATGGTAAGTCCATCCGTCTGCACCCAATCGTTTGTGAAGCTTACAACGCTGACTTCGATGGTGACCAAATGGCTGTCCACGTGCCACTGTCTGACGAAGCTCAGGCTGAAGCACGTCTGCTCATGCTTGCTGCGCACCACATCCTGACCCCTAAGGATGGGAAGCCAATCGTTACGCCTTCTCAAGACGTTGTGCTTGGTAACTACTACCTGACGATGGAAGAAGCTGGCCGTGTCGGCGAAGGTATGATCTTCAAGGACGCCAACGAAGTAATCCTTGCCCATGAGAACGGCGACGTGCACTTGCACACCCGTATCGGTTTGGCTGTTGACTCAATGCCTAACAAGCCATTTACCGAAGCTCAGCGCGGTAAGATTATGGTTACCTCCGTTGGTAAGGTTATCTTTAACGAAATCATGCCAGAGGGTCTGCCATTCCTGAACGAGCCAACTGTCGACAACATCGTTAACGGTGTGCCTGACAAGTACTTCCTGGACAAGGGTGAGGACATCGAGGGTTACCTCGAAAACACCCCATTCATCCAGCCATTCAAGAAGGGCTTCTTGTCCGATATCATTGCCGAAGTCTTCAAGACCTACAAGGTTCAGCGGACTTCCGACTTGCTTGATGACATGAAGACGCTGGGTTACACCCAGTCCACTAACTCCGGCCTCACCGTTGGGGTTGCCGATGTGCCTCACGTTCCTGAAAAGCAAGAAATCGTTGACGATGCCCACAAGCAGGTTGCAACCGTTTCGAAGCAGTTCCGTCGTGGTCTTATCACCGACGACGAACGTCATGAACGTGTTATCAGCATCTGGAACAAGGCCAAGGATGAAATCCAGCAAAAGCTGGTCGACAACTTTGACCCGAAGAACCCTATCTCTATGATGAGTGATTCCGGTGCCCGTGGTAACATTTCTAACTTTACCCAACTTGCCGGTATGCGTGGTCTGATGGCTGCGCCTAACGGTGGGATGATGGAAGTTCCAGTTATCTCTAACTTCCGTGAAGGCCTGTCCGTCTTGGAAATGTTCATGAGTACTCATGGTGCTCGTAAGGGTATGACTGATACCGCGCTGAAGACCGCTGACTCTGGCTACCTGACCCGTCGTCTTGTCGATGTTGCTCAGGATGTCATTGTCCGTGAAGAAGATTGTGGTACCGAACGTGGTCTCGTTGTTTCCGCGATTCGCGAAGGTAACGAAATGATCGAGCCTCTGTACGACCGTTTGCTTGGCCGTTACACCCAGAAGTCCGTTCGTGACCCTAAGACTGGCGAAGTGATTGTTCCTCGTAACACCTTGCTTGACGAAGACATGTCCCAGCGGATTGTCGACGCCGGTGTTGAGAGTGTTACCATTCGTTCCGTCTTCACCTGCAACACCAAGCATGGTGTCTGCCAGAAGTGCTACGGCCGTAACTTGGCTACTGGCCTTCAGGTTGAAGTTGGTGAAGCCGTTGGTACCATCGCGGCTCAGTCAATTGGTGAACCTGGTACACAGCTGACCATGCGTAACTTCCATACCGGTGGTGTTGCCGGTGGTGAAGATATTACCCAAGGTCTTCCTCGTGTTCAGGAAATCTTTGAAGCACGTAATCCTAAGGGGCTTGCGGTTATCTCTGAAGTTGCTGGTGAAATCACCGGTATCGATGAGAACCCCGCAGAACACACCCGTGAGATTACCGTTAAGGGCGGTACTGACGAACGTTCATACTCCGTACCATACGCATCTAGTGTGGCAGTTGCTGAAGGCGACACCATCAAGCGTGGCCAACGCTTGACCGGTGGTTCTATCGACCCTAAGGAACTGATCAAGGTAACGAACGTGATGGATACGGAAAACTACCTGCTGAGCGAAGTTCAGAAGGTTTACCGTATGCAAGGTATCGAAATTGGCGATAAGCATATTGAAGTTATGGTTCGTCAGATGTTGCGTAAGGTTCGTGTCATGGACCCAGGCGACACCGACATCCTGCCAGGGACGCTGCTTGACATCGGTGACTTCACCGACGAAAACCGCGAAACCCTGATCAAGGGTGGCACCCCAGCAACTAGCCGGGCTGTCCTCCTCGGGATTACCAAGGCTTCTCTTGAAACCAACAGTTTCCTTTCTGCTGCGTCATTCCAGGAAACCACCCGTGTTCTCACGGACGCTTCCATCCGCGGCAAGAACGACCCACTGCTCGGTCTCAAGGAAAATGTTATCATCGGGAAGATCATTCCTGCTGGTACTGGTATGGCAACCTACCGTCACATGGAACCAAAGACGGTTGGTGCAATGTCCGACAACGTCTACTCAATCTCCGACATGGAGCAGCAGATGGCGAAGGACGATGATAAGGCTAAGGATAGCAAGGATTAG
- a CDS encoding DNA-directed RNA polymerase subunit beta — translation MAGHLVNYGKHRTRRSFSRIKEVLDLPNLIEIQTNSYQWFLDEGLKEMFDDIMPITDFQGNLSLEYVDYQLLEPKYTVEEARQHDANYSAPLHVTLRLTNHETGEIKSQDVFFGDFPLMTEQGTFIINGAERVIVSQLVRSPGIYFNSAVDKNSRTTWGTTFIPNRGAWLEFETDAKDISYVRIDRTRKIPMTELVRALGFGSDQEIIDMFGDNDSLMNTLEKDVYKDTNDSRTDESLKDIYERLRPGEPKTADSSRSLLYARFFDPKRYDLAKVGRYKVNKKLQLKNRLLGLTIAETLADPDTGEVIVKKGEKITREIMDTLGEYLDRDDFKTVTYQPNDDAVLKDPIDLQVIKVYSQITPDKEVNLIGNGNIDKKVKHVTPADILAGVNYFLNLQEGIGNTDDIDHLGNRRIRSVGELLQNQFRIGLSRMERVVRERMSIQDVTTVTPQQLINIRPVVASIKEFFGSSQLSQFMDQTNPLGELTHKRRLSALGPGGLTRDRAGYEVRDVHYTHYGRMCPIETPEGPNIGLINSLASYAVVNPYGFIETPYRRVSWSDHKVTDKIDYLTADEEDNYIVAQANSPLNDDGSFVDSTVLARHKDDNIEVSPERVDYMDVSPKQVVAVATACIPFLENDDSNRALMGANMQRQAVPLIKPHAPLVGTGMEYKAAHDSGTAIQAKFAGTVSFVDAKTIKVRREDATEDTYHLMKFRRSNAGKNYNQTPIVRLGDKVDAGEIIADGPAMDNGELALGQNPIIAFMTWNMYNYEDAIVLSEKLVKEDAYTSIHIEELESEARDTKLGPEEVTREIPNVGDEALKDLDEFGIVRIGAEVHDGDILVGKVTPKGVTELSAEERLLHAIFGEKAREVRDTSLRVPHGGGGIIQDVKVFTREAGDELSPGVNMMVRVYITQKRKIQVGDKMAGRHGNKGTVSIVVPEEDMPYLPDGTPVDICLSPMGVPSRMNIGQVLELHLGMAARNLGIHVATPVFDGAREDDLWDTVKEAGMPSDGKYILYDGRTGEPFENRVSVGVMYYMKLSHMVDDKIHARSIGPYSLVTQQPLGGKAQFGGQRFGEMEVWALEAYGAAYTLQEILTYKSDDVVGRVKTYEAIVKGEPIPKPGVPESFRVLVKELQALGLDMKFLDAAHQEIELRDMDDDDDDVVNVDALAKFAAEQEEKKAAAEGDQATSGDNKDSKDSKIQDKE, via the coding sequence TTGGCAGGACACTTAGTCAACTACGGCAAACACCGCACACGACGTTCCTTCTCCCGTATCAAGGAGGTTCTGGATCTCCCAAACTTGATTGAGATTCAGACGAATTCTTACCAGTGGTTCCTCGACGAAGGCTTGAAGGAAATGTTCGACGATATCATGCCGATCACGGACTTCCAGGGTAACCTGAGTCTTGAGTACGTCGACTATCAGTTACTTGAACCAAAATACACAGTGGAAGAAGCGCGTCAGCACGACGCAAACTACTCCGCACCATTACACGTAACACTGCGTTTGACGAACCACGAAACTGGCGAAATCAAGTCTCAGGACGTGTTCTTTGGTGACTTCCCACTGATGACCGAACAGGGTACTTTCATTATTAATGGTGCGGAACGAGTTATCGTTTCACAACTTGTTCGTTCACCTGGGATTTACTTCAACAGTGCTGTTGATAAGAACAGCCGGACCACATGGGGAACGACATTCATTCCTAACCGTGGGGCATGGCTCGAATTTGAAACTGACGCGAAGGATATTTCCTACGTTCGTATTGACCGGACCCGTAAGATTCCAATGACCGAACTTGTTCGTGCCCTTGGTTTCGGTTCTGATCAGGAAATCATCGACATGTTCGGTGACAACGATTCTTTGATGAACACTCTGGAAAAGGATGTTTACAAGGATACCAATGATTCCCGCACTGACGAATCGTTGAAGGATATCTACGAACGCCTACGCCCTGGCGAACCAAAGACCGCTGATTCCAGCCGTTCCTTGCTGTACGCGCGTTTCTTTGATCCAAAGCGTTACGACCTCGCCAAGGTTGGTCGTTACAAGGTTAACAAGAAACTCCAACTTAAGAACCGTTTGCTTGGCCTCACCATTGCTGAAACACTCGCTGACCCAGATACTGGTGAAGTGATTGTGAAGAAGGGTGAAAAGATTACCCGCGAAATCATGGATACTCTGGGCGAATACCTGGACCGCGATGACTTCAAGACGGTAACTTACCAGCCAAACGACGACGCTGTATTGAAGGACCCAATCGACTTGCAGGTTATCAAGGTTTACTCCCAGATCACACCTGATAAGGAAGTTAACTTAATCGGTAACGGCAACATCGATAAGAAGGTTAAGCACGTCACACCTGCAGATATTCTTGCCGGCGTGAACTACTTCCTGAACCTTCAAGAAGGCATTGGTAACACGGATGATATTGACCATTTGGGTAACCGCCGGATTCGCTCCGTCGGTGAACTCTTGCAGAACCAGTTCCGCATTGGTCTGTCCCGTATGGAACGTGTCGTTCGCGAACGCATGTCCATCCAGGATGTCACCACCGTTACCCCACAGCAGTTGATTAACATTCGCCCTGTTGTGGCTTCAATTAAGGAATTCTTCGGTTCATCCCAGCTGTCACAATTCATGGACCAGACCAACCCACTCGGGGAACTCACGCACAAGCGTCGTCTCTCCGCCCTTGGACCTGGTGGTTTGACGCGTGACCGTGCCGGGTATGAAGTTCGAGATGTTCACTACACCCATTACGGCCGTATGTGTCCTATCGAAACCCCTGAAGGTCCTAACATTGGTCTGATTAACTCTCTGGCGAGCTATGCGGTTGTGAACCCATATGGCTTCATTGAAACCCCATACCGTCGTGTTAGCTGGTCAGATCACAAGGTTACCGACAAGATCGATTACCTGACCGCTGATGAAGAAGATAACTACATCGTGGCACAAGCGAACTCACCACTGAACGACGATGGTTCATTCGTTGACAGTACCGTTCTGGCACGTCACAAGGATGATAACATCGAAGTTTCACCTGAGCGCGTTGACTACATGGACGTTTCACCTAAGCAAGTAGTTGCTGTTGCGACCGCCTGCATTCCTTTCTTGGAAAACGATGACTCCAACCGTGCCCTCATGGGTGCTAACATGCAGCGTCAGGCTGTGCCACTGATCAAGCCACACGCCCCACTTGTTGGGACTGGTATGGAATACAAGGCTGCACATGACTCCGGGACTGCCATCCAGGCTAAGTTCGCCGGCACGGTTTCCTTCGTTGATGCCAAGACCATCAAAGTTCGCCGTGAAGATGCAACTGAAGATACCTACCACTTGATGAAGTTCCGTCGGTCTAACGCCGGTAAGAACTACAACCAGACACCAATCGTTCGCCTCGGCGACAAGGTTGATGCAGGTGAAATCATCGCTGATGGGCCAGCCATGGATAATGGGGAACTGGCACTTGGCCAGAACCCAATTATCGCGTTCATGACTTGGAACATGTACAACTACGAAGACGCGATTGTCCTCTCCGAAAAGCTGGTTAAGGAAGATGCTTACACATCTATCCATATCGAGGAACTCGAATCAGAAGCCCGCGATACCAAGCTTGGACCTGAAGAAGTGACACGCGAAATTCCTAACGTTGGGGATGAAGCCCTCAAGGATCTTGACGAATTCGGGATTGTCCGGATTGGTGCCGAAGTCCACGACGGTGACATCTTGGTTGGTAAGGTAACGCCAAAGGGTGTTACCGAACTCTCCGCTGAAGAGCGTTTGCTCCATGCCATCTTCGGTGAGAAGGCCCGCGAAGTTCGCGACACCTCCCTCCGTGTTCCTCATGGTGGTGGCGGTATTATCCAGGACGTTAAGGTCTTCACTCGTGAAGCCGGCGACGAATTGTCACCTGGTGTTAACATGATGGTCCGCGTCTACATCACCCAGAAGCGTAAGATTCAGGTTGGTGACAAGATGGCCGGACGTCATGGTAACAAGGGTACCGTTTCTATCGTTGTACCTGAAGAAGACATGCCATACCTGCCAGATGGTACCCCAGTTGACATTTGCTTGTCGCCAATGGGTGTGCCTTCCCGTATGAACATCGGGCAAGTGCTCGAATTGCATTTGGGGATGGCCGCACGTAACTTGGGTATCCACGTTGCAACGCCTGTCTTTGATGGTGCTCGTGAAGATGACTTGTGGGATACCGTTAAGGAAGCCGGCATGCCGTCTGATGGTAAGTACATCTTGTACGATGGCCGTACTGGTGAACCATTTGAAAACCGTGTCTCTGTTGGTGTCATGTACTACATGAAGCTATCTCACATGGTTGATGATAAGATCCATGCACGTTCAATTGGACCTTACTCTCTCGTTACGCAACAGCCACTGGGTGGTAAAGCTCAGTTTGGTGGCCAACGTTTCGGTGAAATGGAAGTTTGGGCCCTTGAAGCTTACGGGGCTGCTTACACCTTGCAGGAAATCCTCACTTACAAGTCTGATGACGTTGTGGGTCGTGTGAAGACCTACGAAGCCATTGTGAAGGGCGAACCAATTCCTAAGCCTGGCGTACCAGAAAGTTTCCGCGTTCTTGTTAAAGAACTGCAGGCACTTGGTCTGGACATGAAGTTTCTGGATGCTGCCCATCAAGAAATCGAACTGCGCGACATGGACGACGATGACGACGACGTGGTAAACGTTGATGCCCTCGCTAAGTTCGCTGCAGAACAGGAAGAAAAGAAGGCTGCTGCAGAAGGCGACCAGGCAACTTCCGGCGACAATAAAGATAGTAAAGATAGCAAAATCCAAGATAAAGAATAG